GGGTGGCGTGCACGCCCTACCGCGACGGGCTGCGCGTGGCGGGCACCATGGAGTTCCGCGACCCCGACGCGCCCGGTTCCCACGCCCGGCTGGAGGCCGTCGTCGCCTCCGCCCGCCCCCTGCTCGACGGCGTGCGCTGGGACGAGCGCCGCGACGTGTGGGTGGGTCCGCGCCCGGTCACCCCGGACGGGCGGGCGCTGATCGGCGCGGTGCGCCTGCCGGGCGTCTACGTCGCGGGCGGGCACGGCATGTGGGGCCTCGCGCACGGCCCGGTCACCGGGCGGCTGCTGGCGGAGCAGATCACCACCGGCAAGCAGCCCGGGGCATTGCGGCCCTTCGACCCGCTGCGCTGACCGGGCACGCGGGCAGCGCGCCCACCGACGTGGGTGCCGCGGCCCACCCCTGGACCACCATCCGGTCCGCGACGCCGGCGCCGAGTCAACCCCGGCACCGCGGACACCTCCGCCGTCAGGGCGGCCCTTCCTCCCCGGCCGCCCTGACGGCCTCCCCGTTCCGGACACGACCGCGAGGCCACCATGACCAGCACCCGACGCTTCTGGCTGACCCCCGACGCCCACCGACGGCTCCAGGCCGAGCTGGCCGGTCTGTGCGCGACCGACCCCGCCCGGGCCGTCGACGAGACCGGTGACGCCGACGGGCGCGGCGCGGTGCTGCGCAGGCAGCGCGAGGAGCGCATCCGCGAGATCCGGGAACTGCTCGGCAACTCCGTCGTCGGCCAGGACCCGCCCGACGACGGGGTCGTCGAGCCCGGCATGGTGCTCACCGTCCGCTACGACGACGTCGAGGGCACCGAGACCTTCCTGCTGGGCATGCGCGCGGTCGAGCACGGTGACGTCGAGGTCTACTCCCCGGACTCGCCGCTGGGCGCCGCCCTGTCCGGCGCCCGCCCGGGCGACCGGCGCACCTACCGCGCGCCCGGCGGCAACACCATCGGGGTCACCCTGCTCAAGGCCGTGCCCTACGGCCACCACCGGGCGAGCAGTACGTCCTGAAACCGCACAATGCGCCTTTCCTCACTGTCAATGCGCTGTTCGGCACAGTGAATGCGCCCGGTCGATATCCGGTGATTGCAACACGGGCACCTGTTCGTCGGGGTGCGTGCGGCAAACGGGTGTTGTCGTCGAGGGCCCTGTAACCCCAGTCGCCCCGACGTCGACTTCCGTAATGGCGAATGCCCGCCAATGCGCGCACCGTCGGTGGTATCGGAGAGGTGGCCCGTGATGACGAGGTTACGCGCGCGGTCCCGTACAGGGCCCCTCGCGAAGGTCCTGCACCTGTCGGCCGCGTTGCTGACGGCTTCGGGGCTGGTCGTGGCGGTCAACGCCGTCCTGCCGGCGACGGCGGTGGCCGCGCCCTGCGACACGCCCGTGGTGAACAAGGTGGCGTGCGAGAACACGAAGCCCGGGACGGACGACTGGCAGGTGCCCTACCGGGACGACTCGATCGTGGGCTACACGACCGACATCAGCGCGTCACCGGGTGATCGGGTCGATTTCAAGGTGCGCACCACCGCTTCCGCCTACCGCCTGGACATCTACCGGTTGGGTTACTACGCGGGCAAGGGCGCGCGGTTGGTGGGGACGGCGTCGCGGAATTCGGTGCAGACCCAGCCGTCCTGCCTGCGCGACGCGCCGACGGCCCTGATCGACTGCGGGAACTGGGCCGTTTCGGCCAGCTGGGACGTGCCGGTGGACGCCGTGTCGGGGATCTACTACGCGCGGCTGCACCGCAACGACACCGGCGCCGAGAACGAGATCGTGTTCATCGTCCGCGACGACACCGGCACCTCCAAGATCCTGTTCCAGACCTCCGATGCGACGTGGGCGGCGTACAACCGGTACGGCGGCAACAGCCTGTACTTCGGTGACGGCCCGGGGCAGGGCGGTCAGGCGTACAAGGTGAGCTACAACCGGCCGTACACCGGCGGTGACGGTGACGACAACTTCATCTTCAACGCCGAGTACCCGATGTTGAGGTTCCTGGAGCGCAACGGTTACGACCTGAGCTACACCACCGACGTGGACTCGGCCCGCCGCGGCCAGTTGATCAAGAACCACAAGGTGTTCATGGCCGTCGGTCACGACGAGTACTGGTCGAACGAGCAGCGGGCCAACGTGGAGGCCGCCCGGGACGCGGGTGTGCACCTGGCGTTCCTGACCGGCAACGAGATCTTCTGGAAGACCCGGTGGGAGAAGTCCATCGACTCCTCCCACACCGACTGGCGCACGGTG
This portion of the Saccharothrix syringae genome encodes:
- a CDS encoding GreA/GreB family elongation factor encodes the protein MTSTRRFWLTPDAHRRLQAELAGLCATDPARAVDETGDADGRGAVLRRQREERIREIRELLGNSVVGQDPPDDGVVEPGMVLTVRYDDVEGTETFLLGMRAVEHGDVEVYSPDSPLGAALSGARPGDRRTYRAPGGNTIGVTLLKAVPYGHHRASSTS